Proteins co-encoded in one Bacillus infantis NRRL B-14911 genomic window:
- a CDS encoding TrmH family RNA methyltransferase has translation MKHIQSANNPQIKQWRKLLAKKERDKTGMFLAEGYHLAEEALKGEKAIELIISENAELPVRWDYGELPVTMVTDEIIKSLSDTETPQGVIAVCKEEKTPASVKGSTFLLIDAVQDPGNLGTMIRTADAAGIDAVIVGKGSADIYNPKVLRSAQGSHFHLPIIRGSLNEWMDRLEEEEIPVYGTALENGSPYKETHPAGRFALLVGNEGSGVSPELLARTDKNLYIPIYGKSESLNVAVAAGILLYYLKN, from the coding sequence TTGAAGCATATTCAATCTGCCAATAATCCGCAGATCAAACAATGGAGGAAGCTGCTGGCCAAGAAAGAGCGCGATAAAACGGGGATGTTTCTTGCTGAAGGATATCACCTGGCGGAAGAAGCCCTAAAGGGAGAAAAAGCCATCGAGCTGATCATCAGTGAAAATGCAGAGCTGCCTGTCCGCTGGGATTACGGCGAGCTGCCGGTAACAATGGTAACCGATGAAATCATCAAATCACTCTCAGACACCGAAACTCCCCAGGGGGTCATCGCGGTATGCAAAGAAGAAAAAACGCCGGCTTCTGTAAAGGGAAGCACCTTCCTGCTGATTGATGCTGTCCAGGATCCAGGCAATCTGGGAACCATGATCAGGACAGCTGATGCTGCTGGAATTGATGCAGTGATAGTCGGGAAAGGCAGTGCAGATATTTATAATCCTAAGGTTCTCCGGTCCGCCCAGGGCAGCCACTTCCATCTTCCGATTATAAGAGGCAGTCTCAATGAGTGGATGGACAGGCTTGAGGAAGAGGAAATACCGGTCTACGGGACTGCGCTTGAAAATGGATCACCATACAAGGAGACCCATCCGGCCGGCCGTTTTGCGCTTCTGGTCGGAAATGAAGGCAGCGGGGTCAGCCCTGAACTGCTTGCGCGGACAGATAAGAATCTTTATATCCCGATATACGGAAAAAGTGAATCGCTCAATGTTGCGGTCGCAGCAGGCATCCTTCTGTATTATCTGAAGAATTGA
- a CDS encoding M42 family metallopeptidase, translated as MAKLDETLTMLKELTDAKGIPGNEREVREVMKKYITEFADEVTTDGLGSLVAKKTGKEGGPKIMVAGHLDEVGFMITSIDDKGFLRFQTVGGWWSQVMLAQRVTIVTSKGDVTGIIGSKPPHILPPEARKKPVDIKDMFIDIGASSREEAMEWGVKPGDMAVPYFEFTVMNNEKMLLAKAWDNRIGCAIAIDVLKQLKDAEHPNVVYGVGTVQEEVGLRGAKTAANLIEPDIGFGVDVGIAGDTPGISEKEALSKMGKGPQIILYDASLVSHKGLRDLVTDTADEMNIPYQFDSIAGGGADSGAIHLSHNGVPSLAITIATRYIHSHAAMLHRDDYENAVKLIVEVIKRLDKETVDRITFD; from the coding sequence ATGGCAAAATTAGATGAAACGCTGACGATGCTGAAAGAATTGACTGATGCAAAAGGCATTCCGGGCAATGAGCGCGAAGTTCGCGAAGTCATGAAGAAATACATAACAGAATTTGCAGACGAAGTGACAACAGACGGCCTTGGCAGCCTTGTGGCCAAGAAAACAGGAAAAGAGGGCGGACCGAAAATCATGGTTGCCGGACACCTGGACGAAGTAGGATTCATGATCACAAGCATTGATGACAAAGGCTTCCTCCGCTTCCAGACGGTCGGTGGCTGGTGGTCACAGGTTATGCTTGCCCAGCGTGTCACCATTGTAACTAGCAAAGGGGACGTTACAGGCATCATCGGATCCAAGCCGCCGCATATCCTTCCTCCTGAAGCCCGCAAAAAGCCGGTCGACATCAAGGATATGTTCATTGATATCGGTGCTTCCAGCCGCGAAGAAGCGATGGAATGGGGAGTCAAGCCAGGTGATATGGCAGTCCCTTATTTTGAATTTACTGTGATGAATAACGAAAAAATGCTGCTTGCCAAAGCATGGGACAACCGCATTGGCTGCGCCATCGCCATCGATGTGCTGAAGCAGCTTAAAGATGCCGAGCATCCAAACGTGGTATACGGTGTCGGTACTGTGCAGGAAGAAGTCGGGCTGAGAGGAGCAAAGACAGCTGCCAACCTCATTGAACCGGATATCGGCTTTGGCGTGGATGTAGGAATCGCAGGGGATACACCGGGGATTTCTGAGAAGGAAGCATTGAGCAAGATGGGCAAAGGACCGCAGATCATCCTTTATGATGCATCCCTTGTTTCCCACAAAGGCTTGCGCGACCTTGTCACAGATACAGCGGACGAAATGAATATCCCATATCAGTTCGACAGCATTGCCGGCGGAGGTGCAGACTCAGGCGCCATCCATCTGTCACATAATGGGGTGCCGTCCCTGGCCATTACGATTGCCACACGGTATATCCATTCACACGCAGCCATGCTTCATCGCGACGACTATGAAAATGCAGTTAAGCTCATCGTTGAAGTGATTAAACGTTTGGATAAGGAAACTGTTGACAGGATTACTTTCGATTGA
- the sspI gene encoding small acid-soluble spore protein SspI has translation MNLNLRNAIIHNVSGNSQDELKETIVDAIQNGEEKMLPGLGVLFEVIWQNSSEEDKKEMLQTLESSLK, from the coding sequence ATGAATCTGAACTTGCGCAATGCCATAATCCACAATGTTTCCGGCAACTCTCAGGACGAGCTGAAGGAGACCATAGTCGACGCAATCCAGAACGGCGAAGAAAAAATGCTGCCTGGCCTTGGCGTCCTCTTCGAAGTCATCTGGCAGAACTCATCAGAAGAAGACAAAAAAGAAATGCTCCAGACCTTGGAGAGCAGTTTGAAATAG
- a CDS encoding dUTP diphosphatase encodes MNINRLFDMQRALDLHIETEHQLTEENLFDRKILALLVELGELANETRCFKFWSQKPASEPAVILEEFVDGVHFILSLGIECGFGESAAIEPQEKGESLSHQFLNLYHLIDTFKASRTLEDFNVLLGAYISLAEMLGFSEEQIERAYVEKNEVNYERQRQGY; translated from the coding sequence ACAGGCTTTTTGATATGCAGAGAGCGCTTGACCTTCATATTGAGACAGAGCACCAATTAACAGAAGAAAATCTTTTTGACAGAAAAATCCTTGCCCTTTTGGTAGAACTGGGTGAGCTGGCCAATGAAACGAGGTGCTTTAAATTCTGGAGCCAGAAGCCGGCTTCTGAGCCTGCAGTCATTCTTGAGGAATTCGTCGACGGCGTCCATTTCATCCTGTCACTCGGAATTGAATGCGGATTTGGGGAAAGTGCCGCCATTGAGCCGCAGGAAAAAGGCGAATCATTGTCCCATCAGTTTCTGAATCTCTATCATTTAATAGATACATTCAAAGCTTCCAGGACCCTTGAGGATTTTAATGTGCTTTTGGGCGCTTATATAAGTCTGGCAGAAATGCTTGGCTTTTCTGAAGAACAAATTGAAAGGGCTTATGTGGAGAAAAATGAAGTGAATTATGAAAGGCAGCGGCAAGGATACTAA